The segment GGAAGGCTTTAGCTTTAACCCCGTGCCGATTATATTGGTTCTGAGCGTCTTGAGCGCTCCATTCGCGAGTGATCCGCCCATGAAAAGGTCTCTCGCCCGAGGACGGAGAGCTTCGAGATTCGCGTGGATGTCCTCATCGGCGTTTCCAGCTGCCGGGGTCCATGTTGTGAGCGACTTCTTTCTGCGGCTGGCTCCGTGATCACCGTAACCCTGGTTGAACACGTCCTGTACGGCCCGCTGCCGTGCAATCTCCGTTCGGGCCCTTTCACGCTTAGCAGCGAACCCTGGAGCAACAGCGGCCACTGTTTTATCCAGCCAGCTCATAGATCAATCGGAACATACCTGCGCACTTTTCGACGCGGGCCCAGTCCCTGCTCAAAACGAATGGCATCATTCAACTGCTTTTGCCAATACTGAATCTGCCGCATGACCTCGGTTAGGTTCACTCTGGTGAGCGATCGGCCGGCGATGCTGTACGATTGCCCCGTAGAGAGCGCCAGCTCCGCTGCCATCCAGGCATCCAAGTGTTGCTGAGCTACTTCTTTTGTGTACAATGGCATTTTCCTATTCACCTCCTCTCAAGCGTTAAACGCTGCTTGCCACGCCTCTTTTCTTGCTCTTCCTAGCGCGCTGCTGACTACCTGTATCCGGATCCACCTTCGGGCCATTGGGCTGCTGTTCAATCGGTAAGGAAAGATTCGGCCGGAGCAGCTCCACCACGGCCCGATTATAGACCGCCAAGTCAAAGGGCTCGTTTCGATCACGGGTCTTCACCCAGACCTTATACTTGACGCCGTCTTTCTTGATCGTCCTGTGAGTCTCAGCAGTCAGGCCGAGGAAATATTCTTGCGTATATCCCTTGCCTTCATCATCAGGGAAGTGACAATACAGTGGTCCTGGCTCCCCGACCTTCAGGCTGTCGTATACCTTCACCTTGCCGTCATCCACACCTAAGTGGATAAGGATCGCATTGTACATCTGGGTCCGGGAATGCCGGGCGATAAACGGTACATGCTCCGCTGTTTTGGGGTTAATCCCCTGGCCTTTGATCGCGTAAATCCGGCGATGCTCCCGAGCACGGGTGAATTCGTACACTTCTTTGGTGTAGTGACCACCAGAGTCCATGCAAGCTCCAATGATGCGGAATTCCCGGCCCTCTGGACCTATCCAAGAACGACAAAGAAACCTGTCCAGGTCCTGCCACACTTCGGGCCTGTTCAAGTCTCCATAAATCCGTTGGTATTCGATACGCCATGATTCTTTTCCAGCCCCCCAGCCAATAATCTCGACTTCAAAGCGATCGTCCTGGGTATCAATGGCTGCCGTGAGCACCTTCACGCCTTCAGGCACCTCATACTCATATCTCTCGCGACGCTGCATAAGCGTTTTGTCGTCCATGCCTTTGACCTTCGTCTCCCACGGCTCTCCAAGAACCGTATTGACGAATACTTTCAGCTTGTCGACGCCCTCTCTCTTGGCCACCAAAAAAGCCTTTGCAACCTCGCGCCAATCTGACCATGGGCTGGAAAGCTGATTGATATGAAATCCCCGGCGGGTGGAGTGCTCTTTCCTGGAAACCCAGGCACCCTCGCCCCGCTTCCATTCCTTTTCTGAGCCAAGATTGCCGCAGTATGCGCAGCGATGCTCGGCTTTGGTCACAACGATCTCACCGGACTCCGAGACATAATGCTCGAATACGATGCCGTTGTCTTCGCCCCGCTTGAATTGCAGGGGCTGTAACTCCCCACAGTGAGGGCAGGGCAGGCACCATTGCTCCATCGTGCTGTCTTCGTACAGCTGATGGATGCGAGATGTTTCCTTGTCCACTGGCGTTGAGACGAATAGATGCCGGCGCTTATGCCGGAATGTCTTGGTCCGGGCCGTAGCTAGGGCAATCGGATCACCCTCCTTGCCGGAAGATACCGGGAACCGGTCCACCTCATCGCACAGAACAATCTGCACTGGCCGGGAAGACAGTCCCGAAGGCGCGTTGGCTCCGACGATCGTCACATAACCGCCAGGGAAGGATTTCTCTTCGATGGTGTTGCTGCTGTCCCTCGACTTGGCGACGCCGATCTTATTCCGCAGCACTTCGCTGTTATTAATCATAGGAGTGAGCCGCTTTTTGGAGTAGGCCTGGATCAGATCCTCGTTTGGAAGCACGTGCATAATCGGGCAAGGCTCCTGATCGATGTATGAACCGGTCACATTCAGCAGAAATTCGGTTTTTCCCACCTGAGCTGAGGCCATGATAACGACCTCTTCCCAGTGCTCTATGGAATCCATGATCTCCCGCTGATATTCCGCCCGAGACGTTCGCCAAGGCCCCGCTTCCGCGCTGCTCTCTGTGGTTAGTACCCGGTTCATATCCGCCCATTCTGAGACGCTCAGGCGACGTCTAGGCTCCCACTGCTTGTTGGCCTGTGAAAATAAATCAACCGTCTTCCGGGCTGCCATGTTCCAATTCGCCCCCAATCTTATCTGGGGTGTATTTTGCCAGGGATGACAGCGCGGTTTCGATCTCCCGGCGGACAATTGACTCTACTACATCCGCAGGCTCATTCTCGCATTCGGTAGCAATCCTGCTGGGCACCCCGAGCAGCCGTGATTTAGTGGTAAGGATCAGGTCGGACAAGAGGCGTTCCACATCTGCCGCTGCATGCAGGTTGCCTTTCATTTGCTCCAGCTCAAGCAGGGCCTTTTCTGCCTTTGTTTTCTCGTGCTCCGTCTTATAATCAATCAACCTCGGCTTCGCATCTTCCTCTTTACCACCTGAAACATGCTCACAGTATGCCTGCACCGATTCGCCGAGTTTGTATTTGCCCCGGCCGACCTGCCGCAGGATTCCATCACGGGTTAATTGACGCAACCATTGGGGCGTTTTCCCTACGATCGCAGCCAATTCGGATGTCAATATTTCTTTGTCCTGCAGCTTATCTGCTTTCGCCTTTGATTTTGTCAATCAACCCGCCTCACTTTCGTCTTTAGATGGAATTGTACTGTTTTGAATATTTCAGGCATTATTCGAAGCGAAAAATAAAAACGCCCTCGATCGGCTGCCTGCCAAGCGAAAGCGAAAGCAAAATTTTGAAAATAAAACTGCACCAGAATCGGGGTCATTCGCACCCGCACTCATTTTGAACCTCCAGAAGGACCCGTGAACTCCTGAGCGCCCGCCTCAGCTCTTTAAACGTATCTCATGAATGTCTGGTGGTTCGGAAACTCAAACGTCTGTATGCCCCTTTATATTCGTTCTGATGACGTTAACCTTTACCTTCAATCCACCTCGAAGTTTAAGCTCGGCCGCCGCCTTCTCAAACTCCTTTGCATACCGACCCGACTCACCCTTACTGTCTTTAGTCAGGAATAATCCTCTCCGGTCCATTGTCGCCAAATACAACCATTTCATTAGGATCAACAATTCCACCATCATACAGGCGGATAGGGGTAGTCTTGACCACATCTTCAGTAATCGTTGGCATCGAGGCGATCAGCAGCTGCTGCGCTGTCTCCTTATCAAACTCTTTCAGCAGCTCAGTGTGAATGGCCTTGGCAGCCTGGGCGACTGCTTTAGCTTTTCTCGGGTTACTCATTCCATGTACCTCCCTTAAGCCATGACGTATCAATCGGCTGATGACCACCTTTGAATGTCTGGATCACTCTGCGCTTGCCGCACTTGCTGCATTCTTGGTACCTGTGGATGCTGAATCTCTTCACCGTTTTCCATCTGTGGAAGATGTGCATTCTTCTCATTCCTCTCATGGAATTAAAAAAGCCACTCTCATGAGTGACCTATGTCCAGATTAACGTCAAACCTCCTCGGAGCTGCATGCAGGAATGCTATGATATTCCCATTGTTGCTCTTCGGTAGAGTCTCAAAATGATCTCTCACCTCAGCTTCCCATTCTTCATGGGTGATGCCTGCGGATTGGATCTCCTCAATCTGACCATAGATCATCTGATGCTGCTCTTCCGTTATCCTCATATGCTGTTTGTTTTTCTTCTGACTGAAGTATTTCAGATACGTTTTGATATAGGAATGATCATCGTTTTTAAAAGCGATGTATTTATTTAATCTTTTATCATTCGTTAGTACTTTATCATTCGTTACTAGTGTTGGATTTTCCACAACTGGAAAACCCGATCCTGGATGCTCGTATATATCGATCTCCCAGGACATGATTTTACCTCGGCTGTCCTTGATGACGTAACGCTTGATATAGCCGAATGACTCAAGCTCTTTGAGCGCAGCCCGGATGCTGTCCTTACCCTCGGTCGTATGCTTGGTCAGCTCGTCCAGATAGAAGCGGAAATGGTCTGGCTTGGTCAGCATGTAGGCGAGCAAGCCGCGGGCTTTGAAAGAGAGCCTGGCATCCTGCAGCGAGCTGTTAACGATCCGGGTGAAGGGCGGGGCTCTTTTGCCTGATTTATTGACTCGGTGTGTTGCCACGTTTGTTCAGTTAAAACGCCAGCAGATAATCCTGGACTGCATCTGCCGCAACGAAGCCATGTCCGTTGTTGTTAGGATGTATTCCGTCACTTGTACGAGTCGGATCTACCGCCCACAATCCGCTGTCTGGTGATGACTCCCATCCTTTGTTACAGTCAATACCTACAATACCGTCATTATTATTCATAACCCATGCGTTAAACTTACCTCTTGCACTATTCGCCCCTGGTGCAAAATTAGCATTGATTGGTGTTTGGTTTTGTAGTGTTGTCCATCCATCTGTTGATGTTGTCCTAGGATTAACAGTAACTTGAGCTGTCGGAATGCCCATATTCCAGTACACTTGGTGTATCTTCAAGATATTTTCTTTTAAGACTTCGAACGTGGTTGAACTATCGGCAAGGTCATTGCTCGAATACTGCACTATTACCAAATCACAATTCTTTAACATTTGTAATTGGTTAGTTCGTTTGATAAGCTGAACGAAATCTGATGCCTTCTGACCATTCTGCCCTGCTGTGACATATCCCCACCCAGCTCTTAAAGCTCCGATTTGCATGAAACCAACTTCGCCAACCGGAAAATTATCGACTCTTGTATTGGTGTGGCCCGCCCCGGTGGACGAACTACTACCACAAAAACCGACCGTTTTGAAGTTTACCCTGTGCGCTGGTTCGCCTAAAATGACTAAAGGTGCGTATGCATACTTTGGGTTATTGTTCTGACTTGTGAAGGTCCCTGCTGTAGCATCCCCCTCCATAAGGCCCTCTCCGGGATTCTGCGCTCCAATGACAGTAAGTCCGGTAGGATGTTTTTCTCCTGTATTCAGAAGCACATGAGTGCGTACAAAAAACCTCGTACCTTTTTTAATACTGATTCTAATTTCATCCGTTATGGTCCTTGCTCCTAACGGCAGAGTTTTGTGACTATTGCCGTTGTCAAAAAATAGTGGGTATGTTACCCCATCTACATCGATAGATACATTAATTTTAGGAACACCTAAATTTGTTGACCTGCCGTCATTATAAAAATTACCATACATAAGAACCAGTGATTCTAAGTCACACAAGGCTTCGTGCATCGATCTGTATGTCACATCTATGGCTGTTCCGTCAGACGTTCCGCTATACCATTTACCGCGAGAGGCAACGGACGCAAGCCCCTTTGGTTTATCCATAGCCAATGCCAGCGCTATTCTTCCTAAA is part of the Paenibacillus algicola genome and harbors:
- a CDS encoding DUF6148 family protein, whose protein sequence is MPLYTKEVAQQHLDAWMAAELALSTGQSYSIAGRSLTRVNLTEVMRQIQYWQKQLNDAIRFEQGLGPRRKVRRYVPIDL
- a CDS encoding phage terminase large subunit family protein gives rise to the protein MAARKTVDLFSQANKQWEPRRRLSVSEWADMNRVLTTESSAEAGPWRTSRAEYQREIMDSIEHWEEVVIMASAQVGKTEFLLNVTGSYIDQEPCPIMHVLPNEDLIQAYSKKRLTPMINNSEVLRNKIGVAKSRDSSNTIEEKSFPGGYVTIVGANAPSGLSSRPVQIVLCDEVDRFPVSSGKEGDPIALATARTKTFRHKRRHLFVSTPVDKETSRIHQLYEDSTMEQWCLPCPHCGELQPLQFKRGEDNGIVFEHYVSESGEIVVTKAEHRCAYCGNLGSEKEWKRGEGAWVSRKEHSTRRGFHINQLSSPWSDWREVAKAFLVAKREGVDKLKVFVNTVLGEPWETKVKGMDDKTLMQRRERYEYEVPEGVKVLTAAIDTQDDRFEVEIIGWGAGKESWRIEYQRIYGDLNRPEVWQDLDRFLCRSWIGPEGREFRIIGACMDSGGHYTKEVYEFTRAREHRRIYAIKGQGINPKTAEHVPFIARHSRTQMYNAILIHLGVDDGKVKVYDSLKVGEPGPLYCHFPDDEGKGYTQEYFLGLTAETHRTIKKDGVKYKVWVKTRDRNEPFDLAVYNRAVVELLRPNLSLPIEQQPNGPKVDPDTGSQQRARKSKKRGVASSV
- a CDS encoding helix-turn-helix domain-containing protein — protein: MATHRVNKSGKRAPPFTRIVNSSLQDARLSFKARGLLAYMLTKPDHFRFYLDELTKHTTEGKDSIRAALKELESFGYIKRYVIKDSRGKIMSWEIDIYEHPGSGFPVVENPTLVTNDKVLTNDKRLNKYIAFKNDDHSYIKTYLKYFSQKKNKQHMRITEEQHQMIYGQIEEIQSAGITHEEWEAEVRDHFETLPKSNNGNIIAFLHAAPRRFDVNLDIGHS
- a CDS encoding SGNH/GDSL hydrolase family protein, with the translated sequence MNLGRIALALAMDKPKGLASVASRGKWYSGTSDGTAIDVTYRSMHEALCDLESLVLMYGNFYNDGRSTNLGVPKINVSIDVDGVTYPLFFDNGNSHKTLPLGARTITDEIRISIKKGTRFFVRTHVLLNTGEKHPTGLTVIGAQNPGEGLMEGDATAGTFTSQNNNPKYAYAPLVILGEPAHRVNFKTVGFCGSSSSTGAGHTNTRVDNFPVGEVGFMQIGALRAGWGYVTAGQNGQKASDFVQLIKRTNQLQMLKNCDLVIVQYSSNDLADSSTTFEVLKENILKIHQVYWNMGIPTAQVTVNPRTTSTDGWTTLQNQTPINANFAPGANSARGKFNAWVMNNNDGIVGIDCNKGWESSPDSGLWAVDPTRTSDGIHPNNNGHGFVAADAVQDYLLAF